Part of the Gracilimonas sp. genome, TGCGGGAGTCTGCCAGAATTGAGGTGCAAAAAGCCCTTCAAAATAGCTATAACAAGTTACAGGCTGCTTTATATGAGGCCGAGCAACTTCAAGCTGAAGTCTTACCCGGAGCCCAAACAGCCTATGAAGCTGCCCAAATCGGCTACCGGCAGGGAAAGTTTGATTTCCTGGAAGTTCTGGATGCCCAGCGAACTTTATTTACCAGCCGGACCCGCTACGTACAAGCGCTGGCTGAACTGAACCGTGCCATTGCACATGTAGAGCGACTGATAGGCACGCCCTTGAATGAAATTTCTACTAACTAATTATTTGAACCCCATGAAACAGAGATTAAAAACAATGAAGATCATTAACGTATTACTTCCGATGTGGATGTTGCTTTTGAGTGGAGTCGTCATAAGCGGCTGTAGTTCTCAAAATGAATCCACTCCTCAAACAGAAAACCATGCCACCGCTTCTGAACACGGCTCAGACGAAGCCCAACATACGGAGGCAGAAGGCGAGCAATCGGCAGAAGAAGGTGAGCATTCCGGTGAAGTCCATTTATCACAGGAGCAATTAGCTTCTCTAAATATCAACGTAAATACCCTGAAAGCCGGAAGTGCAAGCTCCATAATTCAACGGCCTGCCAGTGTGATGTATGATATGGATCGCATTGCAAAAGTGGGCCCAAGAATTGAGGCCAAAGTGGTTAAAGTGCTTAAAGATTTGGGTGACTACGTGGAAGAAGGCGAGCCCATTGCACAAATGAGCAGCGTTGGACTTGGTAAGATCAAAGCCGATTACATTCGCCTCAGAGCGGCCATGAAGAAAGAGGAAGCCCACTTTAAGCGTGAGCAAAATTTGTATGACCAGGATATCTCCAGTCAGGCTGAGCTGTTGCAGGCCGAATTGGAATATGAACAAGCGAAAGCAGAGCTTGATGCCGCCTCTGAAGCGTTGCGTTTATACGGATTATCCCATAATGATATCCAAAATATTAAGGCCGGAAGTGAGATTCCGCTTTCTTATTTTTACCTGAGCAGTCCCTTGAGTGGTACCATTCAGGAGCGAGACCTTTCTCCCGGACAGACTATCAGCCCCAGTGAAACGCCGGTTCATGTAGCCGACTTGTCTAAGGTTTGGGTGATGATAGACGGATATGAGCAAGATATTCGCTATCTGGAAACCGGACAGGGTGTTGAGCTTTCCATACGAAGCATTCCTGGAACCACCTTTGAGGGAACGACCGACTGGATCTCGTACGAGCTGGAAAAAGAAACCCGAACCATGCCCGTACGTGCGCTTTTTGATAATCCTGAAGGCCAGCTCCGTGCCGGTATGTTTGGTACTGCTCGCATCTACACCAATTCAAAGGAAACCGCTGCCCTCATTCCGGTGGACGCCGTTCAACAAATCGAAGGCACCGACCGTG contains:
- a CDS encoding efflux RND transporter periplasmic adaptor subunit, with protein sequence MKIINVLLPMWMLLLSGVVISGCSSQNESTPQTENHATASEHGSDEAQHTEAEGEQSAEEGEHSGEVHLSQEQLASLNINVNTLKAGSASSIIQRPASVMYDMDRIAKVGPRIEAKVVKVLKDLGDYVEEGEPIAQMSSVGLGKIKADYIRLRAAMKKEEAHFKREQNLYDQDISSQAELLQAELEYEQAKAELDAASEALRLYGLSHNDIQNIKAGSEIPLSYFYLSSPLSGTIQERDLSPGQTISPSETPVHVADLSKVWVMIDGYEQDIRYLETGQGVELSIRSIPGTTFEGTTDWISYELEKETRTMPVRALFDNPEGQLRAGMFGTARIYTNSKETAALIPVDAVQQIEGTDRVFVPGEEPGSFRPVAVTLGNERDGFVEVISGLEPGQTAVVSGAFDLKSALTAATRSASHGH